The DNA region ACTGACGAGGATCAGTAGCTGAATTGGGCCGCCCACAAGGATTGGTTGGCATTGTTTTGTCCGATCAATCAATATTTTTTGATGACATCAGCTTATTTTGAATTGGAGGGATAATGGCTGTACGGGTTGGAATCAATGGATTTGGTCGGATTGGACGGTTAGACTTGCGAGCCGCCTGGGGGTGGCCAGAGTTCGAGTTTGTTCATATCAATGAAGTGAAGGGAGGAACTGCAGCAGCGGCTCACCTGTTGAAGTTTGATTCTGTGCACGGACGGTGGGCACCGGAGGTGACTGCGGGAGAAGACCGCATTTACATTGATGGTCAGCCGCTGACCTTCTCGGAATATGCCAAACCCGGTGATGTCCCCTGGGATGATCTGGGGGTGGATCTGGTGCTGGAATGTTCCGGTAAATTTCGGACACCGGAAACGCTTGACCCCTACTACAAACGGGGGGTGCGTAAAGTGATTGTGGCGGCTCCAGTGAAGGAGGGCGCGTTGAATGTGGTGATGGGGGTGAATGATGATCTGTATGATCCTGCTGAACATCACCTGCTGACAGCCGCTTCCTGCACCACCAATTGCCTCGCCCCTGTGGTCAAGGTGATTCATGAAAGTATTGGCATCAAGCATGGAGTGGTGACCACGATTCATGACAATACCAATACCCAAACCCTGGTGGATGCTCCCCACAAAGACCTGCGACGGGCGCGGGCTTCGGCACTGTCGTTAATTCCTACGAGTACGGGTTCAGCCACGGCGATCGGACTCATCTATCCAGAACTCAATGGCAAACTCAACGGTCTGGCGGTGCGGGTTCCTCTGCTCAATGCCTCTCTCACTGATTGTGTGTTTGAGGTCATGCGTCCAACTACGGTGGCAGAGGTGAATCAATTGTTGAAACAAGCCTCAGAGCAGCCGCCACTGCAAGGCATTTTGGGCTATGAGGAGCGCCCATTGGTGTCGATCGATTACCTGAATGATCCGCGTTCTTCCATTGTGGATGCCCTATCAACCATGGTCGTAGATGAGACCCAGGTCAAGATCTATGCCTGGTATGACAACGAGTGGGGGTATTCCAACCGTATGGTGGAACTGGCCAAGAAAGTTGCACTCAGCCTGAGTTAAGAGGTTCCCTACTATGCCTGCAACAACTGCTGCTAACGCCAATTTGAAAAACTACGCCCTCGTGACGCTGGCTTACTGGGGGTTTACTCTCACCGACGGTGCCCTGCGGATGTTGGTGTTGCTGTATTTCAACGAAATTGGCTATACCCCGATTGAAATTGCCTTTTTGTTTCTGTTCTACGAAATCTTTGGCATCATCACCAACTTTTTAGGTGGCTGGATCGGTTCTCAGTTAGGCTTGAAAGTTACGCTTTACAGCGGCATTGGGC from Leptodesmis sichuanensis A121 includes:
- a CDS encoding ArsJ-associated glyceraldehyde-3-phosphate dehydrogenase, whose translation is MAVRVGINGFGRIGRLDLRAAWGWPEFEFVHINEVKGGTAAAAHLLKFDSVHGRWAPEVTAGEDRIYIDGQPLTFSEYAKPGDVPWDDLGVDLVLECSGKFRTPETLDPYYKRGVRKVIVAAPVKEGALNVVMGVNDDLYDPAEHHLLTAASCTTNCLAPVVKVIHESIGIKHGVVTTIHDNTNTQTLVDAPHKDLRRARASALSLIPTSTGSATAIGLIYPELNGKLNGLAVRVPLLNASLTDCVFEVMRPTTVAEVNQLLKQASEQPPLQGILGYEERPLVSIDYLNDPRSSIVDALSTMVVDETQVKIYAWYDNEWGYSNRMVELAKKVALSLS